In the genome of Vicinamibacterales bacterium, the window CGATCGGGCGCCGGCGACGTACGTGGCGACTGCCAGGGGGCCTGTCGACCCGTTGACCCGCGCGCGGCTGCAGCGGGATCTCGTGGACCGGTTCCCCAACGTGACCGTCATCGACCTGCGCGAGATCCTCCAGAACGTCGAGAAGGTGCTGTCGAAGGTGACGCTCGGGGTGAGCGTCGTCGGCGGTCTGGTGCTGGTCGTCGGGGGGCTGATCCTCATCGGATCCGTTTCGATGACACGGTTCCAGCGCATCTACGAGGTGGCGATCTTCCGGACGCTCGGCGCCGGAACTCGACTCCTCACCGTGATGACGGCGTTCGAGTACGGCGTGCTCGGCCTCCTGGCCGGGGCTGTGGGGTCGACCGCCGCCATTGTGCTGACGTGGTACATCAGTCGGTATGCCCTCGACATCCGCTGGGCGCCGTATCCGCTCATCACGCTCGCGGGCATCGCGATCACGACGGTGCTCGTGTGCGGCGTCGGCCTCGCCGCCAGTGCCGACATCCTGCGGCGGCGCCCGCTCGGGACGCTCCGTTCGGAATAGACCGGCAGCCGCACGGCGTCTTTCCCTTGCCCCTTCCATTCTTGACCCTCCCCAACGATAATCTGACGAATCGTTGCCCTTCACACCCACGCCCGGCGGAGGCCTTGAATGAACAGACACCTGCTGGAGCTTGCGTCTCGAACGCTCGGAGATGCGGCCCGTCGCCAGGATCAGGACTCCCTCAGCATCGAGGGGCGACTGAGGGAGCTGTCGTTCAACCTGTGGTGGAACTGGCATCCACAGGTGCTCGAGATGTTCCGCGAGCTCGATCACGCCGGCTGGATTGAGACGAACCACAATCCGATTGCGCTGCTGAAGCGGTTCAAACCCGGCGAAGTGGCCCGGCGGGCGGCGGAGTTGTCGCTCGAAAACCGGATTAGCTTCCACTATCGCCGTCTGCAGGAGTATCTCGGGTCCGAGATCTCCTGGTGTTCGGTGCAGGCTGGAGCGCTGCGGGTCACGCCGATCGCCTATTTCTCGGCGGAGTTCGGCCTCCATGAATCCCTGCCGTTGTATTCCGGCGGGTTGGGGGTCCTGGCCGGCGACTACCTGAAGAGCGCGTCGGACCTCGGGCTGCCGGTGGTGGGCATCGGTCTGTTCTACGCGAACGGCTATTTCCGGCAGCGGCTCGATCCCTCCGGCTGGCAACAGGAGGAATACGGGCTGACAGACGTCGAACGGTTGCCCATGCGGCGTCCCGTCGGGCCGGACGGCGCGCAGATCACCATCCAGGTGCCGTGCAACGGCGAGATGCTCCACGCAGGACTCTGGATTGCCCGGGTCGGCCGGGTGCTCCTGCTGCTGCTCGATTCCGATGTCGACGCCAACCCGCCGCACCTGCGGGAACTGACGGCGCGCCTGTACGGTGGTGACCAAGTCACCCGTATCCGGCAGGAAATCCTGCTGGGTATCGGCGGTCTGCGCGCCCTGCGCGCGTTGGACATTCGACCGGCGGTCCTGCACCTCAACGAGGGCCACAGCGCCTTCGCGGTGTTCGAACGGTCGCGCGAGCGGGTCGAAGAGGACGGACTGTCGTTCGACGACGCCCTGCGGGAGACGGCGCTGCAGACGGTGTTCACGACGCACACGCCCGTCGCGGCCGGTCACGATCGATTCGACGCCGGACTGATGGATCGCGAACTCGGCTGGCTTCGCACCGCCCTTCGGATCGACAGCAACCGGTTCCTCGGGCTCGGTCGGGTGAACCCGGGCGACCATGGCGAGACGTTCTGCATGACGGTGCTCGCGCTGCGTGGGTCCCGCCACCGTAACGGGGTCTCGAGCCTGCACGGGCACGTGGCCCGCCGCATGTGGCAATGCGTCTGGCCGGCCCGCGACGAGGAGGCGGTGCCGATCGGCCACATCACCAACGGTGTCCACGTGCGGTCGTGGCTCGCGCTGTCGATGAACCGGCTCTACGATCGCTATCTCGGCGTGGACTGGCCCTCGCGGCAGAGCGAGTGCTCCACGTGGGCGGCGCTTGCGGGGATCGACGACACCGAACTGTGGGAGACGCACTCCGTGCTTCGGCGGTATCTGATCGATTTCGTGTGCCGGCGCAGCGGCCGGCCCGACCTGCTCAATCCCTATGCGCTGACGATCGGGTGTGCGCGGCGTTTCGCGACGTACAAGCGTGGCACCATCGTGCTGACCGACCTCGAGCGGCTCGCGCGGATCGTCAGCAACGCCGCGGGCCCGGTCCAGATCGTGTTCGCCGGCAAGGCGCATCCCAAGGACGACCCTGGGAAGAGGCTGATCCAGCAGATCGTCCAGATTACCCGCGACAGCCGTTTCGCCGGCCGCATCGCCTTCGTCGAAGACTACGACATCAACGTGGCCCGATACCTCGTGCAGGGGGTCGACGTCTGGCTGAACACGCCGCTACGACCTCTCGAAGCGTGCGGCACGAGCGGTCAGAAGGTCGTGCTGAACGGCGGCCTCAACTTGTCGGTGCTCGACGGATGGTGGGCGGAGGCCTACGACGGCCACAATGGGTTTGCGATTGGTACCGGCAACGTCCATGCGAACCCCGACGTGCAGTGGCGGCGTGACGCGACGTCGCTCTACGACACGATCGAGCAGGACCTCGTGCCGCTGTTCTTCGATCGCGACCCCTCTGGCGTTCCGCACCGCTGGGTCACGTACATGAAGCGATCGATCATGAGTCTGGCGTGGCGGTACAACGCCGATCGGATGGTGACCGACTACGTGAATCAGAGCTACGTTCCGGCGGCTGGCGGCCTGTGTTCGGAGTGATTCGGACGGGCGTTCAGGGCCGGACTCTCGTGCTATGATTGGGGTTTATCGGAGCTCCGAGGAGACGGGAATGGACATCCAGCACTACAAGGACGCACTGGTCAGAAAGCGCACGGAGATTCTGGCGACCGGCGGGATCAAGCCGCTTCAGAACGACAACAACAGCCGTCAGGGTGACCTCGCCGATCAGGCCAGCGGGAACAACGAAGTCCATATCCAGCTCAGGCTGAAGCAGACGGATGCCAAGATTCTGCAGGCGATCGACGAGGCGCTGCTGCGCATCGACAAGTCCACGTACGGCGTCTGTCGCGATTGTGGCCAGCCCATCGCGTCCGCCCGGCTCGAGGCGATTCCGTGGACCCGCGTGTGCAAGACCTGCAAGGAGAAGCAGAACGCGTGACGCCTGCCGAAACCCTCGAGTGCCTCGTGCAGTTCTATCGCGAGAAAGGGGCCCTCGAGCGCCGTCACGAAGCGGTCGCCCGGACGGTCGGCCAGTACGATCGCAACAACGCCTATCAGTACATCATCGCGCGCGAGCAGCAGCACCTGAGCTGGGTGGCGGATGCCATCGGTGAGACGGGAACGACAGTCACCGATCTTCCGCCGGTCGAGAACCTGTCGCGCCAGAAGCAGGACGAGGACGCGCTCGCCGTCGTCGCCGCCGACGCGCGGGCGCTCGAGTCGCTCGTCGCCGGCTGGCGCGATCGGGTGACGCGGATGACCAACGCGCGGCATCGCCTGATGCTGCAACTCGTGCTCGGCGAATCCCTCGAGCACACGCGCCTGCTCCGGCAGGCGGCCGAGGGACGGATCGATCTGCTCGGCCGCCGCACCGGCGGCGAACGAACGGCCGGGTCGGTGCTGTCCACCCGCTGGGTGGAGTAATGGCGGCATCGATCGCGATCGCGCTTGGAAGCAATCTTGGTGACCGTTGCGCGCATCTCGATTTTGCCGTCTCTCGGCTGCGCGGTCTGACCGACGACCTGATCGTCTCCACCTATCACCAAACCGACCCGGTTGACGTCGTGGGATCACAGGCGCTGTTCCTCAACGCGGCCGCTGTGGGCACGTATCGGGGCACGGCGCGGCAGTTGCTCCAGACACTGCTCGCCATCGAAGCCGAATGTGGACGACAGCGGCCGCACCGAGGCGCAGCCCGCACGCTCGACCTCGATCTCATCCTGTTCGGCAGATCGGTGATTGACGAGCCTGGCCTGCAGGTGCCGCATCCGCGGTTCCGCGCCCGTCCGTTCGTGCTGGCGCCGCTGGCGGAAGTGGGGCCGGACCTGATCGATCCGGTAACCGGACAGACCGTCGCACAGTTGCTGGCGGCAATGGTCCGCGGTCCGCGTTGATCACCGACGCTGCCGCCGCCCCGCGTCACGCCACCTGTTCGGGGCGCATCGAGCTGCTCCCCTACAGGGTTGCTTCTCGCTCCTGACTCCTGACGTGTACGCGCCAAGGGCCGCGCCAGCGTGTCCGCCGGGCGCGGCCCTTGGTTCCGACCTGGCCCCAGCTACTGCTTCGTGTAGACGGTCTTGCGCTCGCCGCGCGGACTGGCGCTGACCACGGTCAGTTCCTTGCCGTCGGCGCTGAGCGACCAGGTCTCGGTGGATTCCATGGTGCCGTTCGGCGTTTCGCGGACGGTCTTGATGACGAGCTTCGCTCCGTCGATCTTCGCGGTGCTCTTCACCTCACCCATCGGCCCCTTGTTGACGCTTTCCGTGCCGTCGAGCTTGTATGTGGTCGCCATCGTCTGCTCGCCACGCTTCATCTCGCGGGTGAGTTCCGTGGCCGTCTGCTTGACGGTCATCGGCGCGGGCGGACCGCCCGGTCCGCGGCCGCCGCTCGGCTGATCACTCTTCGCCGTGTCTGGCGCCCACGTGCCGGAGAAATCCGGCTTCGCCTGTGCCATCACCATGG includes:
- the glgP gene encoding alpha-glucan family phosphorylase, which codes for MNRHLLELASRTLGDAARRQDQDSLSIEGRLRELSFNLWWNWHPQVLEMFRELDHAGWIETNHNPIALLKRFKPGEVARRAAELSLENRISFHYRRLQEYLGSEISWCSVQAGALRVTPIAYFSAEFGLHESLPLYSGGLGVLAGDYLKSASDLGLPVVGIGLFYANGYFRQRLDPSGWQQEEYGLTDVERLPMRRPVGPDGAQITIQVPCNGEMLHAGLWIARVGRVLLLLLDSDVDANPPHLRELTARLYGGDQVTRIRQEILLGIGGLRALRALDIRPAVLHLNEGHSAFAVFERSRERVEEDGLSFDDALRETALQTVFTTHTPVAAGHDRFDAGLMDRELGWLRTALRIDSNRFLGLGRVNPGDHGETFCMTVLALRGSRHRNGVSSLHGHVARRMWQCVWPARDEEAVPIGHITNGVHVRSWLALSMNRLYDRYLGVDWPSRQSECSTWAALAGIDDTELWETHSVLRRYLIDFVCRRSGRPDLLNPYALTIGCARRFATYKRGTIVLTDLERLARIVSNAAGPVQIVFAGKAHPKDDPGKRLIQQIVQITRDSRFAGRIAFVEDYDINVARYLVQGVDVWLNTPLRPLEACGTSGQKVVLNGGLNLSVLDGWWAEAYDGHNGFAIGTGNVHANPDVQWRRDATSLYDTIEQDLVPLFFDRDPSGVPHRWVTYMKRSIMSLAWRYNADRMVTDYVNQSYVPAAGGLCSE
- a CDS encoding TraR/DksA family transcriptional regulator, which encodes MDIQHYKDALVRKRTEILATGGIKPLQNDNNSRQGDLADQASGNNEVHIQLRLKQTDAKILQAIDEALLRIDKSTYGVCRDCGQPIASARLEAIPWTRVCKTCKEKQNA
- the folK gene encoding 2-amino-4-hydroxy-6-hydroxymethyldihydropteridine diphosphokinase, yielding MAASIAIALGSNLGDRCAHLDFAVSRLRGLTDDLIVSTYHQTDPVDVVGSQALFLNAAAVGTYRGTARQLLQTLLAIEAECGRQRPHRGAARTLDLDLILFGRSVIDEPGLQVPHPRFRARPFVLAPLAEVGPDLIDPVTGQTVAQLLAAMVRGPR